The DNA window GTAGCGCCGCACGTATGCTGGCGGCAGGTGACACGCCGCCTCGGCCGAGTACGTCGCCTCCCGCGCGGCCGTCACCGCGTCCTGCGACCGGTCCACCCCGAGCACGCTGAAGCGCCGCCCCGCGCTCGCCAGCACCATCGCCAGCGTGTACGCCTCTTCCCCCGTGCTGCATCCGGCGGAGAGGCCCGCGATCGGCCGGTTGGGCAAGGTCGGCACCACCGCGCTCGCGATCGCCTCCCAGGCCAACGGATCCCGGTAGAACCGCGTCTCTCCCACCCGCAACGCCGCCACGATCTCTTCGACGGCCGACTGGTTGCGCCGGAGACGCTCCGCCGCCAGCAGCGCGCTGACCCCGAGCCGCTCGGCCTGACACTGCAAGATCGTCAGCACACGATCCCGCACCCAGCCCGGTGCAGCCATGGCCCGCCCCACGCCATGGGTCTGCTCCGCGGCCGCGAGCGCGAGGTCGACCGCGCGATCGACCTCCTGTGACGTGACCTCACCCTGGGGCATGCCCATCCGGGGGCGCAGCTTATCACCCCC is part of the Chondromyces crocatus genome and encodes:
- a CDS encoding CheR family methyltransferase; the encoded protein is MGMPQGEVTSQEVDRAVDLALAAAEQTHGVGRAMAAPGWVRDRVLTILQCQAERLGVSALLAAERLRRNQSAVEEIVAALRVGETRFYRDPLAWEAIASAVVPTLPNRPIAGLSAGCSTGEEAYTLAMVLASAGRRFSVLGVDRSQDAVTAAREATYSAEAACHLPPAYVRRYCEVDGSALQVCKELRSLVSFEVCDLVSTVPRGGFHIILFKNVLLYLASPAGEAVARRLMAELDPRGLLFTAASEVPRLCGVGIATARLASGVTAFRVGARTGSEPPPPLTWPPPHGGQEGGK